Proteins encoded in a region of the Blastococcus sp. Marseille-P5729 genome:
- a CDS encoding DUF2207 domain-containing protein, translated as MRSAVQRADWFSRQSTRWRSIYRLLGVFLVIFAIPVLTGTVSRFNRHHEGSAAGVWSAIVMSAGVLMIVLTLRVRGRGRSATGRAVLDQIDGFETYLRTAEADHLQFEEGQDIFSRYLPWAMIFGVVERWTRVCAELSAAGRIPEQPGWYSGDWKSASPSWLVNFSSTVQSVSTVARSSSSGSSGGSAFSGGGSSGGGAGGVVVPGDPVTGVRLR; from the coding sequence GTGCGCAGCGCGGTCCAGCGTGCCGACTGGTTCAGCCGGCAGAGCACGCGGTGGCGATCGATCTACCGGCTTCTCGGAGTCTTCCTGGTGATCTTCGCCATCCCCGTGCTCACCGGGACGGTGAGTCGTTTCAACCGGCACCACGAGGGCAGTGCCGCGGGGGTGTGGTCTGCGATCGTGATGTCGGCCGGGGTGCTGATGATCGTGCTCACGCTCCGGGTGCGTGGGCGCGGCCGCAGCGCCACGGGCCGGGCAGTGCTCGATCAGATCGACGGCTTCGAGACATACCTGAGGACGGCGGAAGCCGACCATCTGCAGTTCGAGGAAGGTCAGGACATCTTCTCGAGGTATCTGCCGTGGGCGATGATCTTCGGCGTCGTCGAGCGTTGGACGCGAGTCTGTGCCGAGCTCAGCGCCGCGGGGCGTATCCCCGAGCAACCCGGCTGGTACTCCGGAGACTGGAAAAGCGCCTCGCCCAGCTGGCTGGTCAACTTCTCGTCCACTGTCCAATCGGTGAGCACCGTAGCGCGTTCGTCGAGCAGCGGGTCCAGCGGAGGCTCTGCCTTCAGTGGCGGAGGATCCTCCGGCGGCGGGGCGGGAGGCGTGGTGGTTCCTGGTGACCCTGTCACGGGTGTGCGGCTAAGGTGA
- a CDS encoding phosphatidylinositol mannoside acyltransferase, which translates to MSGRADADARAVGRRERLLDRGFAAGWAVVPRLPRPVAAGAFDLAAAAVVRKPGGFAQLRANLRQVIGPHPTEAELDALLRRAVASYTRYWREAFQLPTMDPAEVDRRTETTGWENVEAPLAQGRGVVIALTHSGNWDAAAVVYCKARGLPMTTVAERLRPESLFERFKAYRESLGMDVVPLTGGAEPSVAVLKRVLNAGESITLLGDRDLQGNGVSAELCGRRTTMPSGPALLALQTGAALIPLELGFTAEGWRTVYYPEIVMPSEGRLRERVMSGIGQLAEIYTDLIRRNPQDWHMLQKIWPDV; encoded by the coding sequence ATGAGCGGCCGTGCGGACGCAGATGCTCGCGCCGTCGGTCGGCGCGAGCGACTGCTGGACCGCGGGTTCGCCGCCGGCTGGGCAGTCGTCCCGCGGCTGCCGCGACCCGTCGCCGCCGGAGCCTTCGACCTCGCCGCCGCGGCCGTCGTCCGCAAGCCCGGCGGGTTCGCGCAGCTACGCGCCAACCTCCGCCAGGTGATCGGACCGCACCCGACCGAGGCCGAGCTCGACGCGTTGCTGCGCCGGGCCGTGGCCTCCTATACGCGCTACTGGCGTGAGGCCTTCCAGCTGCCGACCATGGACCCGGCTGAGGTCGACCGCCGTACCGAAACTACCGGTTGGGAGAACGTCGAGGCCCCGTTGGCGCAGGGCCGGGGCGTGGTGATCGCGTTGACCCATTCGGGCAACTGGGACGCCGCGGCGGTCGTGTACTGCAAGGCCCGTGGTCTGCCGATGACGACCGTGGCCGAGCGGCTGCGCCCTGAGTCGCTGTTCGAGCGCTTCAAGGCCTACCGGGAGTCTCTCGGGATGGACGTCGTACCACTTACCGGGGGCGCCGAGCCGTCGGTCGCGGTCCTGAAGCGGGTGCTGAACGCGGGGGAGAGCATCACGCTGCTGGGCGATCGCGACCTGCAGGGCAACGGGGTGAGCGCCGAGCTCTGCGGACGTCGGACGACGATGCCGTCGGGCCCGGCGCTGCTAGCGCTGCAGACCGGCGCGGCGCTGATCCCGCTCGAGCTGGGATTCACTGCCGAGGGCTGGCGGACTGTGTACTACCCCGAGATCGTCATGCCCTCCGAGGGCCGGCTGCGTGAGCGGGTGATGTCGGGCATCGGCCAGCTCGCTGAGATCTACACGGACCTGATCCGGCGCAACCCGCAGGACTGGCACATGCTGCAGAAGATCTGGCCGGACGTGTGA
- a CDS encoding NUDIX hydrolase: MVWLIVGVLVLAALAVWVTWTAGRIDRLGARCEAAWQSLDAALLRRAASLRDALDEYPTHRPVGGEIIHRALDADRDQRAAAENAVSALIARLPIINDALAEACTRVRVARTFYNDAVRASAALRSQRVPRMLGLGRSIPLPCYFDIDDEPGAAGY, translated from the coding sequence GTGGTCTGGTTGATCGTCGGCGTCCTCGTGCTCGCCGCGCTCGCGGTGTGGGTGACCTGGACCGCCGGTCGCATCGACCGGCTGGGTGCCCGCTGTGAGGCGGCGTGGCAGAGCCTGGACGCCGCACTGCTGCGCCGGGCCGCGTCGTTGCGTGATGCGCTCGACGAGTACCCCACGCACCGGCCTGTGGGCGGTGAGATCATCCACCGCGCACTGGATGCCGACCGTGACCAGCGGGCCGCCGCCGAGAACGCCGTGTCGGCGCTGATCGCGCGGCTCCCGATAATCAACGACGCGCTGGCGGAGGCCTGCACCAGGGTGCGGGTGGCGCGCACCTTCTACAACGATGCGGTGCGCGCGTCCGCCGCGCTGCGCTCCCAGCGGGTGCCGCGGATGCTCGGGCTCGGGCGCAGCATCCCCCTCCCGTGCTACTTCGACATCGATGACGAGCCCGGGGCCGCCGGCTACTGA
- the pgsA gene encoding phosphatidylinositol phosphate synthase encodes MLNDSPARDFFGRVFKPIGEALSKVGVHPNTVTIVGTLGTILAAFLLVGRGHLFAGCLVITFFVFLDLLDGAMARATGKVSKFGAVLDATGDRLSDAAIFASIAYWYGMQKDDAWLLTAALLCLVLGQVTSYVKARAEGVGLSCNVGIAERAERLIIALVGLGLQGVGVPYVLDAALWLLTAISAYTVWQRMRTVYLQSSAELAEKRPA; translated from the coding sequence ATGCTCAACGACTCCCCGGCGCGGGACTTCTTCGGCCGCGTCTTCAAACCCATCGGCGAGGCGCTCAGCAAGGTCGGGGTGCATCCGAACACCGTCACGATCGTCGGCACGCTCGGGACGATCCTGGCTGCCTTCCTGCTCGTGGGCCGCGGGCACCTGTTCGCGGGATGCCTGGTCATCACCTTCTTCGTGTTCCTCGATCTGCTGGACGGCGCGATGGCCCGCGCGACCGGCAAGGTGTCCAAGTTCGGCGCCGTCCTCGATGCCACCGGCGACCGGCTGTCGGACGCGGCGATCTTCGCCTCGATCGCGTACTGGTACGGCATGCAGAAGGACGATGCGTGGCTGCTCACGGCAGCACTGCTATGCCTGGTACTCGGGCAGGTCACGTCGTACGTGAAGGCGCGTGCCGAGGGCGTGGGCCTGAGCTGCAATGTCGGCATAGCCGAGCGGGCAGAACGGTTGATCATCGCGCTGGTCGGGCTCGGCCTGCAGGGCGTCGGCGTCCCGTACGTGCTGGACGCCGCGCTCTGGCTGCTGACGGCGATCTCGGCGTACACGGTGTGGCAGCGGATGCGCACGGTCTATCTGCAGTCGTCGGCCGAGCTGGCCGAGAAGCGGCCGGCATGA
- a CDS encoding DNA/RNA non-specific endonuclease, producing the protein MKAADAPLPKAKRSRSTETGLAPNQHYSGGKTGKGKPRYEYVTDDKGRIRGAYGDLKLKPEGQKRGSHNSKPAGKVTGDDAGHLFADRFDGAGGLDNIVAQARDLNQGAWNNMEQKWADALNSGKKVEVFTEVHYGSGSRPTGFTVRYEIDGEPFKQTFDQ; encoded by the coding sequence GTGAAGGCTGCCGACGCCCCGCTGCCCAAGGCCAAGCGCAGCCGCTCGACCGAGACCGGGCTGGCCCCGAACCAGCACTACAGCGGCGGCAAGACCGGCAAGGGAAAGCCCCGCTATGAGTACGTCACCGACGACAAGGGCCGCATTCGCGGCGCCTACGGCGACCTCAAGCTCAAGCCCGAGGGCCAGAAGCGCGGCAGCCACAACTCCAAACCAGCCGGCAAGGTCACCGGTGATGACGCTGGCCACCTGTTCGCTGACCGCTTCGACGGCGCCGGCGGGTTGGACAACATCGTCGCCCAGGCCCGTGACCTCAACCAGGGCGCCTGGAACAACATGGAGCAAAAGTGGGCCGATGCCCTGAACTCGGGCAAGAAGGTCGAGGTGTTCACCGAGGTCCACTACGGTAGTGGCAGTAGACCAACAGGCTTCACTGTCAGGTACGAAATCGACGGTGAACCGTTCAAACAAACCTTCGACCAGTAA
- a CDS encoding TIGR02611 family protein, whose product MYPNEPGLLDDVADRLGFRHRLERKPALKTAYRIGVGMVGTVVLLAGIVMIPFPGPGWLVVIAGLAILATEFAWAERLLHFTKRHVLSWTRWVNSQPIWIRLLIGLATALFVYGVVVLALRITGVPGWVPDWVPLWR is encoded by the coding sequence GTGTACCCGAACGAGCCGGGGCTACTCGACGACGTCGCCGACCGGCTCGGGTTCCGCCACCGGCTCGAGCGCAAGCCCGCGCTGAAGACTGCCTACCGCATCGGGGTCGGGATGGTGGGCACCGTCGTGCTCCTCGCGGGCATCGTCATGATTCCGTTTCCGGGGCCGGGCTGGCTGGTGGTGATCGCCGGCCTGGCGATCCTCGCCACGGAGTTCGCCTGGGCCGAGCGACTGCTGCACTTCACCAAGCGGCACGTGCTGTCGTGGACCCGCTGGGTCAACTCCCAGCCGATCTGGATCCGGCTGCTAATCGGCCTGGCGACTGCGCTGTTCGTGTACGGCGTCGTCGTGCTCGCGCTGAGGATCACCGGCGTGCCGGGGTGGGTCCCCGACTGGGTTCCGCTGTGGCGCTAG
- a CDS encoding DUF2207 domain-containing protein: protein MPQILAAPGVRRGSRIMLIALMVLACLTIFGRVPANAEYGDRITSYDIQYVVDPDGTVHVTETIDYSFAGYGRHGIFRDLLVRVEYNEDEDRIYEISNMEISSPTGAPTSYSVNQKTSFDRRTVYDSYQIGSANQTVGPAETYVLSYEIKGALNAQEDADTELYWNATGNNWDAQIDQVTISVEVPGGATQVACWMGEQGSDASCDSAQTADDGSATFTASSLANGSHWGVTIDVGIDRNEVQADKIIVERPTFLNSTGFTPVNMGIGAAAIAAVAGYGLYTRRESRDRRFAGVPPGVVPDAARSRSRGAGARTVADDGSIVPPVAFSPPRGVSPAEASYLRRPGPDPDQLSATILDLAQRGAVRVIGNEREDSRKLQLADASKAIYPHEEQLLARVFEDGNVISLSNDVSPGVNPPLYVPARELRSGLAQQIARRNWFSRGLGGNRSKLRGFGIFLLGGGIVLLAWAFMQYAGGGASTNAGIWGAGGIIAGALLLIISRTGRGQGRTATGRAVMDQVEGFELYLRTAEADQLKFEEGEDIFSKYLPWAVVFDVTERWTKVCAQLSAAGRIPAQPYWYYGPWDPLHSYIWISSFNNHVGSASAAPTPVPSAGSGGNSGFSGFGGGSGFGGGGFSGGGGGGGGGGSW from the coding sequence GTGCCGCAGATCCTTGCTGCTCCCGGCGTACGCCGCGGCTCGCGCATCATGCTCATCGCGCTGATGGTGCTCGCCTGCCTGACGATCTTCGGCCGAGTGCCGGCCAACGCCGAGTACGGTGACCGGATCACGTCGTACGACATCCAGTACGTCGTCGATCCGGACGGGACCGTGCACGTCACCGAGACCATCGACTACTCCTTTGCCGGCTACGGGCGGCACGGCATCTTCCGGGACCTGCTGGTGCGGGTGGAGTACAACGAGGACGAGGACCGGATCTACGAGATCTCGAATATGGAGATCTCCAGCCCCACGGGCGCGCCGACGTCGTACTCGGTCAACCAGAAGACCAGCTTCGACCGGCGGACGGTCTACGACTCGTACCAGATCGGATCGGCGAACCAGACCGTCGGCCCCGCGGAGACCTACGTGCTGAGCTACGAGATCAAGGGCGCGCTCAATGCCCAGGAGGACGCCGACACCGAGCTGTACTGGAATGCGACCGGCAACAACTGGGACGCCCAGATCGACCAGGTGACGATCAGCGTCGAGGTGCCCGGCGGCGCCACGCAGGTGGCGTGCTGGATGGGGGAGCAGGGCTCCGATGCCAGCTGCGACTCTGCGCAGACCGCGGACGACGGATCGGCCACCTTCACCGCGTCGTCGCTGGCCAACGGCTCCCACTGGGGCGTCACCATCGACGTGGGCATCGACCGGAACGAGGTCCAGGCCGACAAGATCATCGTCGAGCGGCCCACCTTCCTCAACTCGACCGGTTTCACCCCGGTCAACATGGGCATCGGTGCCGCCGCGATCGCGGCGGTCGCCGGATACGGGCTCTACACGCGTCGGGAGTCGCGTGATCGACGGTTCGCTGGTGTGCCCCCGGGCGTGGTGCCGGACGCCGCGCGGTCTCGCAGCCGCGGCGCCGGCGCCCGCACGGTCGCCGACGACGGCTCGATCGTGCCGCCAGTGGCCTTCTCCCCACCCCGAGGCGTCAGCCCGGCGGAGGCGAGCTATCTGCGGCGCCCGGGGCCCGACCCGGATCAGCTGTCGGCGACGATCCTCGATCTCGCGCAGCGCGGCGCCGTCCGCGTCATCGGAAACGAGCGCGAGGACAGCCGCAAGCTGCAGCTGGCCGATGCCTCGAAGGCCATCTATCCGCACGAGGAACAGCTGCTCGCCCGGGTCTTCGAGGACGGCAACGTCATCTCGCTGTCCAACGACGTCTCGCCCGGCGTCAACCCGCCGCTGTACGTGCCGGCGCGCGAGCTCCGCTCGGGCCTGGCGCAGCAGATAGCGCGACGGAACTGGTTCAGCCGCGGGTTGGGCGGCAACCGCTCCAAGCTGCGCGGCTTCGGCATCTTCCTGCTGGGCGGCGGGATAGTCCTCCTCGCGTGGGCGTTCATGCAGTACGCCGGCGGGGGTGCGAGCACGAATGCCGGCATCTGGGGCGCCGGCGGCATCATCGCCGGAGCGCTGCTGCTGATCATCTCGCGCACCGGCCGCGGACAGGGACGCACCGCCACCGGACGCGCCGTGATGGACCAGGTGGAGGGCTTCGAGCTCTACCTACGTACCGCCGAGGCTGATCAGCTGAAGTTCGAGGAGGGCGAGGACATCTTCTCCAAGTACCTGCCCTGGGCGGTCGTGTTCGATGTGACCGAGCGCTGGACCAAGGTCTGCGCCCAGCTCAGTGCCGCGGGCCGGATCCCGGCCCAGCCGTACTGGTACTACGGGCCGTGGGACCCGCTGCACTCGTACATCTGGATCTCGTCGTTCAACAACCACGTGGGCTCGGCGTCCGCGGCTCCCACCCCGGTGCCGAGCGCCGGAAGCGGCGGCAACAGCGGGTTCTCCGGGTTCGGCGGCGGGTCCGGGTTCGGCGGAGGCGGCTTCTCCGGCGGGGGCGGCGGCGGAGGTGGCGGCGGCTCCTGGTGA
- a CDS encoding hotdog fold thioesterase — MPIDFPNQHIADMVAADRAAEWLTVQPVSIRTGAATVELTVAEHMCNGHGTCHGGVLFTLADIALSYASNSVGALNVAAHADIQYVTPAQLGQRLRATATERMRYGRSGRNGIYDIPVTVADTGELVAIFTGRVVQVAQRSERGS, encoded by the coding sequence ATGCCGATCGACTTCCCCAACCAGCACATCGCCGACATGGTGGCCGCAGACCGCGCCGCCGAGTGGCTGACCGTGCAGCCGGTGAGCATCCGGACCGGTGCGGCGACCGTCGAGCTCACCGTCGCCGAGCACATGTGCAACGGGCACGGCACCTGTCACGGCGGCGTGCTGTTCACCCTGGCCGACATCGCCTTGTCGTATGCGTCGAACTCGGTGGGCGCGCTGAACGTCGCTGCCCACGCAGACATTCAGTACGTCACCCCGGCGCAGCTCGGCCAGCGGCTGCGGGCCACCGCAACCGAGCGGATGCGCTATGGCAGGAGCGGACGCAACGGCATCTACGACATCCCGGTGACGGTCGCCGACACCGGCGAGCTCGTCGCCATCTTCACCGGCCGGGTCGTGCAGGTCGCACAGCGAAGCGAGCGGGGCTCATGA
- a CDS encoding HIT domain-containing protein encodes MDDPRKDGFDRLWTPYRMAYIKGENKPSDPEDLEGCPFCSIPRMSDEDGLIVARGELVYAVLNLYPYNAGHLLVVPYRHVPDYTDIDADEVAEYGAFTQKAMRVIRMVSAPQGFNLGMNQGAVGGAGIAAHLHQHVIPRWGGDTNFMPVIAGTRVLPQLLSDTRALLAEAWSAEPYPGS; translated from the coding sequence ATGGACGACCCCCGCAAGGACGGCTTCGACCGGCTCTGGACGCCGTACCGGATGGCCTACATCAAGGGCGAAAACAAACCATCCGATCCCGAGGACCTCGAGGGATGCCCGTTCTGCTCCATCCCGAGGATGAGCGACGAGGACGGCCTGATCGTCGCTCGGGGTGAGCTCGTGTACGCCGTGCTGAACCTTTATCCGTACAACGCCGGGCATCTGCTCGTCGTCCCCTACCGGCACGTGCCCGACTACACCGACATCGATGCGGACGAGGTCGCCGAGTACGGCGCGTTCACCCAGAAGGCGATGCGGGTGATCCGAATGGTGTCCGCGCCGCAGGGCTTCAACCTGGGCATGAACCAGGGCGCGGTCGGGGGCGCCGGCATCGCCGCGCACCTGCACCAGCACGTTATTCCCCGCTGGGGCGGCGACACCAACTTCATGCCCGTCATCGCCGGCACCCGCGTGCTGCCGCAGCTGCTGTCGGACACGCGCGCCCTGCTGGCCGAGGCCTGGTCCGCAGAGCCGTATCCTGGCTCGTAA
- a CDS encoding DUF2207 domain-containing protein yields the protein MQRSVLLPRITRTGTLVLLVIVAISTLPAGPSAPATGRDRIAAYDFQYVVDPDGTVHVTEPIDYVFGAGGNHGIIRELLTRTPYDEDRDRRYVIENFMVSSPTGASSEVLLSHRSSTDHHTEYAEYRIGTVTETVDPAETYVLSYDVVGALNAQEGDTELYWNTTGNRWVAQIDQVTVTVTVPGGARQIGCWVGPAGSNTPCEQAAAPRS from the coding sequence ATGCAGCGGTCGGTACTACTACCTCGTATCACCCGCACGGGCACTCTGGTGCTGCTGGTCATCGTCGCGATCTCGACGCTGCCTGCGGGACCGTCCGCGCCCGCGACGGGCCGGGACCGCATCGCGGCGTATGACTTCCAGTACGTCGTCGATCCCGACGGGACGGTGCACGTCACCGAGCCGATCGACTACGTGTTCGGCGCCGGCGGGAACCACGGCATCATTCGCGAGTTGCTGACGAGGACGCCGTACGACGAGGACCGCGACCGCCGGTACGTGATCGAGAACTTTATGGTCTCGAGCCCCACCGGGGCATCGTCCGAGGTGCTGCTGAGCCACCGCTCGAGCACTGACCACCACACCGAGTACGCCGAGTACCGTATCGGGACGGTCACCGAGACCGTCGATCCGGCCGAGACCTACGTGCTGAGCTACGACGTGGTGGGCGCGCTCAACGCGCAGGAGGGCGACACCGAGCTGTACTGGAATACGACCGGCAACAGGTGGGTCGCCCAGATCGATCAGGTGACCGTCACGGTAACGGTCCCCGGGGGCGCGCGGCAGATCGGCTGCTGGGTAGGGCCGGCGGGCTCGAACACGCCATGCGAGCAGGCGGCCGCCCCAAGGTCGTGA
- the thrS gene encoding threonine--tRNA ligase: MTVPAGTSAQTVVNDEGFEQKGAKAAIVVRDGDALRDLAWVPEQDTEVEVVLADTDDGRSVIRHSTAHILAQAVQAINPEARLGIGPPITDGFYYDFQVDEPFTPEDLQAIEKQMKKIIKSGQRFVRRRYDSLEQARAELANEPFKVELITDKGTGTSADSEVMEVDSSGELTIYDNVAMRGGDCVWGDLCRGPHVPSTRYLNAYKIMRSAAAYWRGKEGNPQLQRIYGTAWETEEALDAYLHRLEEAERRDHRRLGVELDLYSFPDELGSGLPVFHPKGGVIKREMEDYVRARHIEEGFEYVGTPHISKDGLFHTSGHLPYYADTMFPPLVVDEETDADGEVTKPGQEYRLKAMNCPMHNLIYRSRGRSYRELPMRLFEFGHVYRYEKSGVVHGLTRVRGFAQDDSHSYVMPEQAAEEIKNLLEFILGLLRDFGMDDFFLELSTRDDDSTKFIGSGQQWAEATKVLEDVAIASGLELVPDPGGAAYYGPKISVQARDAIGRSWQMSTIQYDFNQPERFELEYQAPDGSRQRPVMIHAAKFGSIERFMGVLVEHYAGAFPAWLAPVQVVGIPISAEQGDYVQDVVDRLRAQGIRAEADHSDDRMQKKVRTHTLQKVPFMLLAGGKDVEAGAVSFRFRDGSQRNGVPVEQAIDEIVSWVRSRRNDPPSGESEFPTGRSR, encoded by the coding sequence GTGACGGTCCCCGCGGGCACCTCGGCGCAGACCGTCGTCAACGACGAGGGCTTCGAGCAGAAGGGCGCCAAGGCCGCGATCGTCGTCCGTGACGGTGACGCGCTGCGCGACCTCGCCTGGGTTCCCGAGCAGGACACCGAGGTCGAGGTCGTGCTGGCCGACACCGACGACGGCCGCAGCGTCATCCGCCACTCGACCGCGCACATCCTGGCCCAGGCCGTGCAGGCCATCAACCCCGAGGCCAGGCTCGGCATCGGCCCGCCGATCACCGATGGCTTCTACTACGACTTCCAGGTCGACGAGCCCTTCACCCCGGAGGACCTGCAGGCAATCGAGAAGCAGATGAAGAAGATCATCAAGTCCGGCCAGCGGTTCGTCCGCCGCCGGTACGACTCGCTCGAGCAGGCGCGTGCTGAGCTGGCGAACGAGCCGTTCAAGGTCGAGCTGATCACCGACAAGGGCACCGGGACATCCGCCGACAGCGAGGTCATGGAGGTCGACTCCTCCGGCGAGCTCACGATCTACGACAACGTCGCGATGCGCGGCGGGGACTGCGTCTGGGGCGACCTGTGCCGCGGCCCGCACGTGCCCAGCACCCGCTACCTGAACGCATACAAGATCATGCGGTCGGCTGCGGCGTACTGGCGCGGGAAAGAGGGCAACCCGCAGCTGCAACGCATCTACGGCACCGCCTGGGAGACCGAGGAGGCGCTCGATGCCTACCTGCACCGTCTCGAGGAGGCCGAGCGGCGCGATCACCGCCGCCTCGGCGTCGAGCTCGACCTGTACTCATTCCCCGACGAGCTCGGCTCCGGCCTGCCGGTGTTCCACCCCAAGGGCGGCGTCATCAAGCGCGAGATGGAGGACTACGTCCGTGCCCGCCACATCGAGGAGGGCTTCGAGTACGTCGGCACCCCACACATCTCCAAGGACGGGCTGTTTCACACCTCCGGCCACCTGCCCTACTACGCCGACACGATGTTCCCGCCGCTCGTGGTCGACGAGGAGACCGACGCGGACGGCGAGGTCACCAAGCCCGGCCAGGAATACCGCCTCAAGGCGATGAACTGTCCGATGCACAACCTGATCTACCGCTCCCGTGGTCGCTCCTACCGCGAGCTGCCGATGCGGTTGTTCGAGTTCGGGCACGTCTACCGCTACGAGAAGTCCGGCGTCGTCCACGGCTTGACCCGCGTGCGCGGGTTCGCCCAGGACGACTCGCACTCGTACGTCATGCCCGAACAGGCCGCGGAGGAGATCAAGAACCTGCTGGAGTTCATCCTCGGGCTGCTGCGCGACTTCGGCATGGACGACTTCTTCCTGGAGCTGTCCACCCGCGACGACGACTCGACCAAGTTCATCGGCTCGGGCCAGCAGTGGGCCGAGGCGACGAAGGTTCTGGAGGACGTCGCCATCGCCTCCGGTCTCGAGCTCGTCCCCGACCCGGGCGGCGCGGCGTACTACGGCCCGAAGATCTCCGTGCAGGCCCGTGACGCGATCGGCCGCTCGTGGCAGATGTCGACGATCCAGTACGACTTCAACCAGCCCGAGCGCTTCGAGCTGGAGTACCAGGCGCCGGACGGTTCTCGTCAGCGCCCGGTGATGATCCACGCCGCGAAGTTCGGCTCGATCGAACGATTCATGGGAGTGCTTGTCGAGCACTACGCCGGCGCCTTCCCCGCGTGGCTGGCACCGGTCCAGGTCGTCGGCATCCCGATCTCCGCCGAGCAGGGCGACTACGTGCAGGACGTCGTCGACCGGCTACGGGCGCAGGGGATCCGCGCCGAGGCCGACCACTCCGACGACCGCATGCAGAAGAAGGTCCGGACCCACACCCTGCAGAAGGTGCCATTCATGCTGCTCGCCGGCGGCAAGGACGTCGAGGCAGGCGCCGTCTCGTTCCGCTTCCGCGACGGCAGCCAGCGCAATGGCGTACCGGTCGAGCAGGCGATCGATGAGATCGTGAGCTGGGTACGCTCGCGGCGCAACGATCCGCCGTCCGGCGAGTCCGAGTTCCCGACCGGCCGTAGCCGATAG
- a CDS encoding glycosyltransferase family 4 protein: MNERPLRIGMVSPYSWDVPGGVQFHIRDLAETLLAQGHHVSVLTPVQRSEDLPDYVVDAGRAVPIRYNGSVARIQFGVVSGARARSWLTRGEFDVIHVHEPQTLSLSLIACMMASCPIVATVHAATERSRTLAALQAPLQPFLERISGRIAVSELARRLQVEHLGGDAVLIPNGVFVEPFATAEPIPALCDGRPTIGFLGRFDEPRKGLQVLLPAMVRVVRELPGVRLAIAGRGDEAQLVAELPVELADSVDVLGPLSEGDKARFLRSLDAYCAPNTGGESFGIILAEAMAAGAPVIASDIDAFRRVLDDGRAGMLTAVGDSDALASGLIATLTDTAATEARRAAAAEVVKQYDWSVVARKVLAVYRTVVGR, from the coding sequence GTGAACGAGCGGCCGTTGCGCATCGGCATGGTCTCGCCGTACTCCTGGGATGTCCCCGGCGGCGTGCAGTTCCACATCCGCGACCTCGCCGAGACGCTGCTCGCACAGGGGCACCACGTCAGCGTGCTCACGCCGGTGCAGCGATCAGAGGACCTGCCCGACTACGTCGTCGACGCGGGCCGCGCCGTGCCGATCCGTTACAACGGATCGGTGGCGCGCATCCAGTTCGGGGTCGTCTCGGGCGCCCGCGCGCGCAGCTGGCTCACCCGCGGCGAGTTCGACGTGATCCATGTGCACGAGCCGCAGACCCTGAGCCTCTCGCTGATCGCCTGCATGATGGCCAGCTGCCCGATCGTCGCGACCGTACACGCGGCGACCGAGCGGTCGCGCACCCTCGCGGCCCTGCAGGCGCCGCTGCAGCCCTTCCTCGAGCGCATCTCCGGTCGGATAGCGGTCAGCGAGCTGGCGCGCAGACTGCAGGTCGAGCATCTGGGCGGCGATGCCGTGCTGATCCCCAACGGCGTGTTCGTCGAGCCGTTCGCCACCGCCGAGCCGATCCCGGCGTTGTGCGACGGCCGCCCGACGATCGGCTTCCTCGGCCGGTTCGACGAGCCTCGGAAGGGCCTGCAGGTGTTGCTGCCGGCCATGGTGCGAGTGGTCCGGGAGCTCCCCGGCGTCCGGCTGGCCATCGCCGGCCGCGGCGACGAGGCTCAGCTCGTCGCCGAGCTGCCGGTCGAGCTGGCCGACAGCGTCGACGTCCTCGGCCCGTTGTCGGAGGGCGACAAGGCCCGCTTCCTGCGCTCACTGGATGCCTACTGTGCACCCAACACGGGCGGGGAGTCGTTCGGGATCATCCTCGCCGAGGCGATGGCGGCCGGCGCTCCGGTCATCGCCAGCGACATCGACGCCTTCCGGCGGGTGCTCGACGACGGGCGGGCGGGCATGCTGACCGCGGTCGGGGACAGCGACGCGCTGGCCTCCGGCCTGATCGCCACCCTGACCGACACCGCCGCGACCGAGGCGCGGCGGGCTGCGGCCGCCGAGGTGGTGAAGCAGTACGACTGGTCGGTCGTGGCCCGTAAGGTGCTCGCGGTCTACCGCACCGTCGTCGGCCGCTAG